From the Asterias amurensis chromosome 1, ASM3211899v1 genome, the window aatgactcccaaaatggtggaaatgATAGACGTGCCTTAATTAATGGAGGGGCGTTCTGTATTGTCCAAGGGGTAATTTTCTCTTTGTGACTGATAAGCTGATACGTTTAAAGGGAGGCAATTGAATAGGCCTAAAGTTTCTTTTCCAATGTCCATACCTTTCCTCAAGTGTTATACTATTTTGAATGGATGTTTATTACTTGTTCACAAACAAATGGAGATCTCTCCTTGGCATTTGTACTTGTTTCCTTTTGTTTTGAAGCTTCATTGTTTTGTATGCTTATTGATGAAGAATGCCAAATACATCTAATCTAATCTACACGGTAGAAAAACATTTCATATCAATATTGGGATGTTTTTCAACACTAATCTTGATGATCTATGTATTATGATTTGGGGTAACATAATGTGTACAGAAAGTATTATATCTACtagctgggtagattatgttctttgaGATTTTGTCTTGCTGTATAGTCTACTATATCGCGAAGTAGATTTGttggaatttgggagacttctcatttttgaaatgaattgtcctgcttattaactacctgggcagaaggtaggaaatcagccgggactactactaAAGTTAGCCAGACCACTCTAAGAGAATGTGAACTGAGCTGCAGGTGTTTTACCTATAAAACATTTAGACCACTTTTAAAAGAGTACATTGTAAAAAATACAAAGGGTCAAAACATTTGTTAATCAGTTTTACCTCCGGAAGATTTCAGTGAAGTGTTTGTGTTCCCACATTGACACCTTCCAGAATCCTAATTAAAAAGCACCTTTGGAGGCTTCTCTCCAATGAAGTCGCTACATCTAGTTGATACGTCTGACAGTGTCGTGATAACTTGTTTGCTGTTTCATCATCAGAGCGAGGAAACTGTTGAATTTGAGGGTCTTTGAAGACGAGAAGGAGGAGAGAAGATGGGATAAAAGTGTAAAGGACAAACAGCTGGAGATTCTGTGCGTCAGTCAGGTCAGTCACCTTATGTTgttcaattaaacaaaaaaaattcatggGCTTGCaggtctgtatgcttcattttttaaagggcaagggcaccgaggcattttctcctttaaGGGCACACTTTGAGGACATTTTAAGTTTTTacttgaacatttcaagggttccaaggcaatgaccaaggggcatggaggcaatcgccttagTTGCCtcggtgaagtatcaggcctgggctCGGAGAGTCCTTTAACCCAGATGCAatgataaacaaaatgtatgcaGGGCTCAACTTTGAGGTGAGCTGGGGCTTAAACTGTCAGATATGTTCTTGaatttttgaaagttttttgatgtttttaatggACAGGTATTCATGACTGGTGACTTAGTTTTAAACAGATGTTTAAAGCCTAAAAGAAGAGTCATGGCCATTCAATCAATTAGGCAGTGACATTGTAAGCTGGCTTAGATTATCACTCAAAACCCATgttgatattaaatggtcagacagtaggagggttaaccaGATGAATAAAGACTATGCCCCTGTATCTGTTGCAGTTCACCCTGTACTCCATCCTGAAGGGTAATAAACCGGATTTCCACTCAGCAATGGCTGGAGATCAATCGGAACAATTCTATCAAGACTTTCTGGCAATCCTGAAGAAAGATTTCAAGCCAGAACTCATCAAAGGTGAGAACAtttgggtggcacggttggcttgtgcgtaaagcgctcgcctctcaccaaggtgacccggttcgattgagttgtgcgttggttctctgctgtgccacaagggttttctaGACTATCCAGTTTTcttccctcaggaaaaaatcaaacactttcgatcttggctgtgctccgtggtcataacgggttgatgtggctggcagctgaatggtctcttgcatgcctgcttctcgaacacgttggaGCCacatccttcgcaattcagctctagctgcgagtaagggcgtttagccccccaaattattattatgtgttcTTCAGACATGATACTCttcctacttaaaggcactgaacgctattgttaattactaaaaataattgttagcataaaaacttacttggtaatgagcaacggagagctgttgatactttaaaacattgcaagaaacggctccctctgaagtaacttagtttttcagaaagaagtaatttctcattaaaaaatatttaaatcgagacctcagctgaggtcttgaaatcaaatatctgaaagcacacacagcttgtgcgacaagggtgtttttcttccattattctcttgcaacttcgacgaccaattgagttcaaattttcacaggtttgttgttttatgcatatgttgagatacaccaagtgggaagactggtctttgacaattaccaaaggtatccagtgcttttaagtgctttttaaattattttatttttgaccTTGGGAATGTGATTAAACAgtctgaaaagtctattaaagtCTATATCACATGAGCATGTAGGTCATCCCTTTTCCTATGGACAAATATcatgtctaattcttatcaaatCAGATGAGCACAGTAAGATtcaagacacttgacactattggtaattgtcaaatacaagtcttcacacttggtgtatctcaagatatgcataaaataacaaacctgtgaaaatttgagctcaatgggtcattgaagttgcgagataacaatgaaagaaaaaaaacgcccttgtcacatgaagttttgtgctttcagatgcttgattttgagacctcaaattctaaacttgaggtctcgaaatcaaattcgtggaaaattacttcttttttgaaactgcgtcacttcagaggtagccgtttctcatgcttttatcaacctctccccattactcattagcaagtaaggttttatgctaataatttttttgagtaattaccaatagtgtccactgcctttaacacatgaAGTACCAGCTGTAAAAGTTTTACAAAGAGGAGCTCCAAAATCatattcagttttgtgatgcactcattttcaaaTAGGTAGAgtccttaaagccagtggacactattggtaattgtcaaagaccagtcttctcacttgctgtatctcaacatatgcataaaataacaaatctgtgaaaatatgagctcgaCTGGTCGCCGGAggtgcgagataactatgaaagaaaaaagcacccctgtcacgcgaagttgtgtgctttcagatgcttgatttcgggacctccaattctaaacttgaggtctcgatatcaaattcgtggaaaattacttctttctcgaaaactactccacttcagagggagccgtttctcacaatgttttatactaccaacctctccccattactcgtcaccaagtaaggttttatgctaatatttattttgagtaactaccaatagtgtccactgcctttaatggaatgTGGGGAGAAGTTAGAAATCTGTAATTCGTGttaaaaaggaagtaaaaagCCACTGTTTTTTGTATACCATTCTAGTGCTAATTGTTGTCGCTTTTACTGAAATGTTCTCAGAACTCAAAATAGATACCaggaatttatttttaatttggaGGGTCTTTTCCATTGTAGCCGAGGGTAGACCTTTTATAATGCTAGTGCTAGTTGTTTTCAATTGTATGTTTAAGTAATTATTTTGTCCTAGTTTCTGCTTGAAAACCCATAGAAGGTGCTAAACAATTGGGTTTTccaattcatcactgcaataacctatctttctgaaagtttgtatatactcagcgccttgagtaccttgtttggtagatacatgtgcTTTATATAacttctttattattattatcattcatGGTTTTAAGGGATGTTCTTTGGTACCGGTTCTAATTTGGCTTTGTGGGTTACAAGTCCTTTGAAATGAAGCTGAGGGAGGAcctttttaaagatgtttttgcTGGTGGTTTTTAATTGTAtgcgattttgttttctctttagtTCTTCATGGTTTAGAGAGATGTTCTTTGGTGCCAGTTTTAATTTTGGCTTTGGAGGGTGTTTAGTCCATTCGTGTTAGgcttttggttttttaaatagttgtccctgcctttttgttttcaacaaaatcagAGGAAGGAAAACCTCACATCTATGACCAAATAATAACTAAACAAAAAGTCAACAAGGATAAGAAGTCAAATTATTTGGAAGTTAGGATAAAAGTAAAAAacagctctataaaaaaaaaaaattcttaaaaaaaagtttctttTTCCCATGACAGATGGAAAGTTTGGTGCTCACATGCAGGTCCATATTCAGAACGATGGCCCGGTCACGATCATGTTGGAGTCACCAGctgaaaataataaacaagGAGCTAAGCAACCGATGACCCCAGTGCCAAGGACTCCCAGACAGGTATGTGAGTCTTTTGGGTTTTTGATTGAAGTCTGGTTGAGAACCCAAggattctcagaaaagtgaaattAATCTTTGTATAAGCCAAGATCTGCACGGAGAGACGAAAAGGAAGTTTTGGTTTTCGATATGGTAGGAAATCCCCCAGAGGGAGGGAAAACCTACACAATCAGTTAGGGACTGAAAATGCTTTCGATGTAGTGCCCTCGGCGGTACTCGAACCAGTGTCCTGGAGTTGGAAGCTGAGGAAAGATACTGCAATGCCAACCTGACCACCCAGGTTCAGTCTTGGCAGTGGTCAGGTCAAAATTTTAGCACTTCTTGCGGTGTTTCACTGAAGTGTCTCAAAGCAAACCAATGTCATAATAACAATGGCTTCTTATAGAGCGTTCATATTCGTCACTCATCAGTGATGCTCCaggcttcaacattcagtatttcttGCAAGGTATTTAGGGACTACATTTGAGTATGatacctactccttttacatggCACCATGCAGTGGGTTACAAGGTGCTGTTGTGCACTATGCTtccgatcaaaccaggaacaccggggcgaagcccttctctttttgacaagtgcactgggttctttaacatgcaaCAGTCATAGCCATAGCTGTTGCCACCAATTCAGATGCATTCTAGactaaaaaagacaaaaatagtCTGTTCctttttgtttacaacaaaaGTACGTAATTTTCTTCCTCACTGTGAGCACAAGGTACTGTACTTGACAAATATGACCATATTACGATGAAGGTCTATAAAGATGATGATTATTGATTATTTTGTAGTCAGGAAGTAAAGCTCCAGTGGCCATTGTGAAAGGTCAACAGCAGGATAAAGTGAAGGAGAGGGCCAGTCGTTACATCAGTAGTCTGACCACAGCGTTTGAAGGCCAAGTTGATGTCCATAAGGACTTCCTGTCTACTATCACTAATTACAGAGATAACCAGTAAGTGTATGTTTTTTGTATCACCCCACCGaccaaaattacaaatttttctgATTATTTTGCCCTTCAAAAAATCTGAATTTTTGTTATGAATAAGACCTGATGAGTCTATTGGAGCCTTCcttatgtgtacatgtaggccagcCCTTGTACTCGATAAAATGGTCCAAATTTTTTATATGTCACTATTTTTTCTGATAAGAGTAAATTTTATTTAAGATTTGTGTGTTTTATGGCTTGAGATGGGACTGATCTTTGACCTTTAAGAATTGTTTAGAGGCCACGTGTCAAACACAGTGGGAAGGAATTGTATCCTGTCGATGTTTGATTTGACCACTTTCATGATTTTGTTTCTCTCTGAAATTCTGCTTAGCTTTctagtttgttttctttatgtaATTGTATTAAAAAACAGTAGATACAACATTAGTTTGTTGGATGTATACCATAGAAATGGAACTCGGAGCATGCTGTATGTGTAGTTATAGGTGCACCCAAGTAAACAGCGACTGTTAATAATTTGCAGGTTCCTCCAAATTTTGTGTTAATGACAGATTTGAGGGTCAGTTCTTCCAGGGATTGGTGAAATAGGGACCAATATTGTATCTTGGGTTGAATCTCAATTTTGGGTGGCTTAAGTTAAATTTGTCCTTTTTTGCATACAACCCCATTACCAAGATGGCTATTTTCTGTTCAGAAATTAGCACTCCTGTAGCATTTTCCCCCTTTGTGATTGGCCTAGCTTGGAGGGGCTTCACTACCTGACAGAA encodes:
- the LOC139936894 gene encoding uncharacterized protein, encoding MRALVQRVTKASVTVGDELISSIGKGLCVLVGISRDDTPKDREYIARKLLNLRVFEDEKEERRWDKSVKDKQLEILCVSQFTLYSILKGNKPDFHSAMAGDQSEQFYQDFLAILKKDFKPELIKDGKFGAHMQVHIQNDGPVTIMLESPAENNKQGAKQPMTPVPRTPRQSGSKAPVAIVKGQQQDKVKERASRYISSLTTAFEGQVDVHKDFLSTITNYRDNQVSATEMMLKVGTLFIGHTQLICSFTGILPTNHSLSIVNNDPNMVSVHIPGQRSMSLDEVRQFLETNQGVSSSQLEEGDPGRKDTPLLDEVILQLEKVLSL